The region TGGAGCAGATTTTGTCCTAGGAGGCACTGTGCCCGATAATAAATCAATGAAGCAATCATAAAGCCTGTGCTGGGCTGTTTATTCTGCTTCTTTTTCAAAGACAACATCTATAAACTCTGCAAGTACAGGTGGCAGCCATCAAAGAGTATCACTGGAGTCATAAGCAGTCAGGTAATACAAGATTGATAATATTCTGGACTCCACGTGTAAACAACAGCATTTGCATGGGTATATTGCATAGATGTCTAAAAAGAACTATtttagaaagccactatttacatgCGGATATCCACACCACATAGACATTTAAGGGAAGGGTGATTTGGTTGGGACTAAAATCTATAcctgtattccccattttacaaagggaacaTACCTGTTGGAAGAAAAATTCTTcataggatttacacctgctcaaggGAACATACACCTCTGAAATGAACCATGTTAAAACTGTAGTCTTACTAATTAATTGGTGACACTTATACATGTAGGTTTATAAAACAGGGCTGCTACATGTGCAAATGATGAAATTGCCTTGTGTcaacacctccatgtggaagctgatgGATTTGTACCATTCACTTTTTCAACGTGTATTATTGTAAAATAGCTGATGCCCCGCATGTGTTGGCAAATACACATGCTCTTCTGtaggtatttttaaaaaagaatccGTGATGCCagttcctgttctaaaataccattGGAAATGAGCACATCCTGAACTGGAAGTCTCAATTCCAATCTCTAGGTTCTATGTAAAATACGGTTCCATGGCACTTATGTGTCTTTAGAAAATAGCCTCATAACAACTTAACTACAACTAAATGCACCCGATTACATTTATATCCACTATGGAGAAGGTGTAGATGTACACACAGTATCTGCATTCATGTGGATTTCATAAACAGCCCACATACGGTGGTGCGTAAGTCCATCTGCACTCCACCCATACTGTGACCCTGAACATATGTGGGTCATCTAAAAGTGCATGCCTTCTTGTTACTGCACATGCTTTTACATGTGTAACccatgggataattttataaaagaccttTTAAACATGTAAAATTGGGTTTTCTAAAATTATTCCCAATACGTATACAGCAAATTTCACTGCCGTTACCGCTGTCAAGAAGCCTTCATCGAGCAGACTTATCGTCATATGTATAACTTGACTTCAATATATAGTTCTGTGTTGCATCCTAGATTGACTTCCGATGCAGGCGCTGTGATGCTCGAGTCTTTGAATAAAGCAGTCTTTAAGCCCTATGTGCTGTTTTGTGTTGTTAATCTATGAGTAGGGCATGATGATATGACCAATAGGTACTTCTGATTCACTGTTGCAGCCGATCCAGAATCTGGAAAAGTAGATCTAGTTCATTATACTTTTTATAACACCTTTCAACTTAATACCAAAGTGGTTTGTAATATAAATAATGGCATATTGTATTCTTGTGTTTTCAGAGATCaggaaaagcaaaaaaatatggaaggaaggaatggaactATTATATTGGATTTCATCCTACTGGGAGATCAGTATCTTCTAAAGCATTCAACACTTCTGTTTGCCCTGCTGCTGATCATCTACAACCTGAGCCTAATGGGAAACTCCCTCATTCTCTTTATCATCAAAATGGACTCCCGCCTCCATACTCCTATGTACTTCTTTCTCTCTAACTTGTCCCTCCTGGAAATCCTCTATATTTCAACCACTGTACCCATCATTCTAGCCATCTCTTTGGGCCATGATAAAACAATCTCTGTCCAAGGCTGCTTGGTACAAATCTTCTTTCTGCATTTCTTGGGGTGCTCAGAAAGCTTTTTATTGGCCGCAATGGCATATGATAGATTTGTGGCCATCTGTATGCCACTGCATTATGGCATGCTGATGAAGAAGAGCATCTGCTTTCAGCTGGCTGCTAGTTGCTGGGTCTCTGGTTTCCTGGAAGCATTGGTGCTGGCTGTGCTGACATCTAAGTTGACCTTCTGTGGCCCAAATAAAGTGGCCAATTTCTTTTGTGATATTCCACCACTTTTGAAACTGGCATGCACAGACACTCACACCACTGAGACCATGGTTAATTTGGCAGTTATTATGGTGGTCCTCTTACCATTTTCTTTTATAGTAATGTCTTATGTTTTGGTCATCACAAACATACTAAAGATCCGTTCTGCTAAAGGCCGGCAGAAGGCCTTCTCCACCTGTGCAGCCCATCTTACTGTGGTCAGCTTGTTTTATGGAACAATTATTGTCACATATTTCAGCCCTGCCTCTGGCTCTGCCTCCAGTAAAAACAAGCTGGTCTCTTTGGTGTATACAGTCCTCACACCCATGCTGAATCCCCTTATCTATAGCCTAAGAAACAATGAAGTCAAAGAAGCTCTGAAAAAAGTATTTGGCCAAAAATGTGTAACTTTAGGTACCAGGACAATAGCATAATTTACTGTGTTGCTGATACCAAATTGCAGTCACATGACCACCAAGACATTGTTAAGTGAGATTTCTAATAAGACTAGTGCAGACTGTGTCCTGATTGCTGCTACCAATGGCGGTCATGTGACCACCGAAACATAAATGTGCTCTCCCCAGCTCTTTAAATTGAACTTAGTGGTGGTGTATTACACCACAGGTGTGTGCCAAAGGCATGCACCCAAGGATCAAGTCATGCTCATTTGGTTTGCTCCTTGGGGCAAGCTCCATCATTTTAGAATGAAAATAGTGGCAATGAAAAGGAAACTAGAAGTTTCCCAGGTTTTAAAGATTTTAAAAGGTGGGtggttgtttttatttctttttctgttgCAAATTTTTATAATGGAGAAGGGTATACCAATACCAGTTTTGAGGGGTAATAAGCCATATTCCGGTGCTGATCATCACATTTTTCGGCCTTCTTTTGTGCAACACTTGAAGCCACAGCTGGCCCCAAAATTGACTGGTTTTTGAGATTTGCATTATACATTTGCATTGTTAAACTGTACGGCCTTCAAGTCTAAGACCTCATTGATATTAGATTTTATTACTGAATTTAATAGCGATCTTTTGTGTCTGACAGAAACATGGTTACCTACTGCTGAGGGGAGCATTTCTTTCCCATTTGGTGCCTCCTAATTAAGGGGCCATTTCTTCATCTGGGGTAGAGGGGTGGGGGTTTGGCTATCTTATATTTGGGGACATTCCCTTTAAGGAAAATTCTAACTGTGGCTAATCTTTATGAAGAGGTCTTAATGGTTAAAATTGATTTTAGTAAACCGCTATATATAAGATTTACCAGACAAGAGCAGAATTAAATGTATTATAAACTGAACATTATTATTTGGGGGGATTTTAATACATGTATGGATATAATTGTAGCAgccagtactttttttttaatctttttgatTGCTTACATAGGCCTGACTCAATGGATGGGTGGCCCTACACATGAGAATAGACACATTTTAGATTTCATTTTCTTTGACCAGAAAGAGAATAATAAAATACCTGTACCTATTTTTCAACCACTCTCTTGGACCTATCATTAtagcattatttttttaaatgactgttTTGGGAAATATCGATAACACTACAGAGATTGTTGCCTACTCTACACAAACGTTGGCTGTTATTGATCTGTACCAATTGCTGCCTTTATTTTCTGCTTTTTCAAGTGCTTTTGTAGATGAGACTTTAGATAGGCAGATGGAATTGTGAAATGATGTTTGCTTGAGAGATTAAATTCTTTGGCCCCCAATCAGAGGAAAGTTACCCAAAAACTAGACATATCCATGGTATCCTAGTGGGCTCATGTTATTGAAATGATGGGTAAGAAGGGCAGAGCGTCAGCGGCATAAGAGTCATAATTTAGATAAGAAACAGTTGTGTAGGCAACTCCAACATTACTTTAATCAACAGGTGAAACAAACCAAGAAAAATTACTATTCCAATATTATTAAAAAAGCTAGAGAtcagttcaaaatggccaccgtgtaGGTCAGACGCACTTTTTGAGCTCCTGTAATTTTCCTTATATACTTACGGGCTCTTAGGTTAAGCGCCACTAAATTCTTCTAAAATGCCGAAGCGGCGAGGGAAGGCGGCTGCCGTTGCCCACCAGCGCCTGAGTACCCCTGCTCGAAGCGGCCTGATCGATACTTTTTTACAGCGGGCTCGTCAGGACACTAGTACGCCGGTGAGCGGCTCGCTGAATATCCCCGCAGCGGTTGAAGGCTCGCCGGGATCTCTAGAGCTGGAAGTCTCTTTAAGCCCCGGTACTCGaacacctccaccacctccagggcAAAGTAGGCCTGCCCCTTCATTATCGGCGTCTCCTAATCCACACCCAGAAGGGGAGAAGGACGAAGGAAGACCGAGGGCAAATGGAGATCAGGAAGGAGCGGTAACTACACAGCCCGGAATATCTGCAGAAGGTGGAAACTCTCCTATTGGGGTAGAACTTTCCTCACAACAAGCGGAGGTACGAACTTTTTTACTTGATTTATTTCAAAGCAAACTCCCAGAGGTTACACTGGACTGCCTTTGGAATTTGATTGTAGATTTGGGCAAAGCTATGATACCTCAGATACAAACCCTTAAGCAAGATGTTGCTGAAGTTCAAGATAAGGTAAAAGGATTAAAGACACAGCTGGAAAATCATGTAAAGGATTTAAAATAGACTCAAGAAACTCAAAACGTAATGTTAAGAGACTTGGCTAATTTGAGAAGGAAGGCGGAGATTATGGAAAATTTTTCCAGAAACAATAACTTGCGTTTTATAAACTTTCCATATATGTCAAGTATAGCACCGAAAGAAAtgttaaatttgtatttaaagCAAGTTCTTCAGATAAATGAACAAAATATGCCTCCTTTTACACAAATATTCTATATTCCTTCTTTGAAATTACAGCAGCAAGAGAGTCAACCCCTAGATGTCTCTGCTCTTTTGGAAAGCTCAGACACAGAACAAGTGCTACCAGCTATACTGGTGGCAACTGTAGCTCTACTACCAGATAAACAATGGATACTGAGGCTTTTCTATAAAAATCGAATTAAAATGTTTAAGGGGCTAAAAATTAATATATTCCCAGATGTATCAAGGGAAACACAGCTGCGCCGGAGAAAATTCTTACAAAAAAAGCAAGAAGTGATTAACCTGGGAGctacttttttccttaaatttcccTGCAAGTGTCAAATTTCATACCGTAATGAGAAATTTACCTTTTTTGATCCATCCCAATTGGAGTTGTTTATAACATCTAGGAAGAAAGATGGAGTGGTGACCCCACCTGTTGTTAATGTTTGATATAAATGTTTTAAGTGTCCAGAATTCGTCTGGCCTACAAGTTGTACTGTAATATTTCCTTTACTTTTTTACTTCAACaatgtttgtatatttttgaACTCCCCATTGTGGACTTATATCGGACTGGAAGAAATAATGCTTTAATAATtatattttcctttaaaaaaaaatattctttttctgtttctccGATTTTTCCTGTTGCAAGATATTAtgcttgtaaatatgttaaaacttaataaataaataaataaataaaaataaaaaaaataaaaaagctagaGATCCTGCCCAAAAATTATTCTCTGTTGCGAAAGAGTTATCGAGAGGAATGTTACAGCAGACTGATACACCATCACTGGATGATTTGGGAGAATATTTCCAAAGgaaaattaaaactctgtaagcatCATTGCCAGTAGTTTTATCTAATTCCATAGATGGACAGGGACCAGTAAATTCTGACTTGCCATTGGTGACAACATGGCAGTGTTCTCTGACATCATTCTAAGACCATATCTCGTATGAACAAAACATATAATGGTAATGATCTCATCCAAGCAAAATGGCTTACAATTAATAAGCATGGCCTCTTGTCTTTATTGTTGCTATGGTTAATCAGAGTCTGTATGCAGGACCGGTTGTGAAATCACAAAAGATGGACATACTGGACCCTTCAAACTATAGACCCATTTCAAATCTTTGTTTCatttctaaggttgtagaaaaTATTGTAACACAACAACTTGGGACTATGTGGAAACCTCTAATTTTCTTTACCCCTGCCAGTCGGGATATAGGAATGGATACAGTACTGATGATTTTACTTAGTGAGATTAGAGGTACTCTTGATGCTAAGGAGCTGGAGCTAGCAGTTTTGTTGGAATTAGCATCAGAATTTGACTTGATGTATCATAGCCTCCTCCTTAAGAACCTTGAAGCTACTGGACTTGGGGCAACAGTCTTAAAGTGATTCTAATCTTTTTTGtcaatctaaaaaaaatttttaggatGTGGTTTGTGACAGGGTTCAGTGCTATCACCAAACATCTTTTTAAGTCCATGGTTTACCATCATCCAGTCTTTTGATATACACTTCCATTGTTAATGTGAAGACATTCTTTTGCCAGCTAAGGTTAAGGCAACGGCCCCAGATTCATCCTTGTCTTCTATCTCCTCTTGGTTTACTAACTACAGAATGGTGTTAAATAAAGAAAATAGCAATGGCATGTTGGATTATTGGCCATCTAAACCATCCTGTGTTGACCTGTTCCAGTCCTGGATAGGTTTAAATATTTAAGGGTATTGATTGATTATCAGCTATCATTTGCagaccaaccagcttataatcgaaagtgatcgccggctatcttccaacacaaatcgggagatgtccGGCGATTTCTTAAgtgcggcgaaatcggtataatcgaaagcggcattttagacagcatcgccgctttcccgtcgcttcgccggcgaaagttcaagggggcgtgtcggtagattagtgaaggcgggacatgggcgggcatgggcgtggctaccagatggctggctttcgccgataatgaaaaaaaaaagcggcgttaagcagtatttcggcagctttacttggtccttttattttcacgaccaagcctcaaaaaggtgccccaactgtccagataaccactggagggaatgggggatgacctccccatattcccccagtggtcaccaacccccttccatactaaaaaaatgacactaaaaaccttttttgccagcctgtatgccagcctcaaatgccgtacccacctccatgacagcagaatgtgttctatcctccgacagcctttccctggttgcaatgtggctctcgggtgagtgtgacaccttttctgttaggtgccctgcagagtcacattagcaatgcattgtggtgggtgtagggtactgggctctactcccatggtgcttttcccccctgctaactgggtcagagtgtgccctgttttgtatcctgttgtagtccatgcggtagtggccatttttgtaagccagttttagttccctttcctgtgttacccacgttagagaatgtagttcttaccttgaatggtgctgaaagagggcattgtacaccattgtgccagctctgacctactgctaatctgagtaccaggggactctgatctgcagttaactgtgagtaaacgtggttatttcaagaagggactttttcagagagattagtcttcaagtgtgaactggtgtgccaaagttatacagcagcaataagtcctagaggctgtatgcaggtccctggagcaattttagtgggtgcagtacatttgtgggtaatgggttgggggggggttggggggctcagctcccaaagtaagggagctatgcacatgggagcttttctgaagtccaccgcagtgacccctagggtggctggttggtgtccttgcatgtcaggggggccagtgcactaaaaatgctggctcctcccatggccaaatgccttgaatttgaccgtggtttcagatggccgacataactttccattatcgctgaaaaacaaacctggccatctcaaacccggcgaactccaaggcatttggccgggctaaaccgtattatcgaaaaaaaagatggtcagccatctttttcgataaaacggttccagccagctgtagcgccgccgccaacatagatcgccggcgatctatttggccggcgatgttcgattatgcccctccaagttttGTTTTTGATGaaaaggggatatgattgaggtctacaaattatagagtggtgtggagcaggtgaagtgaatacatttttcacttattcaaaaagtgcaaaaaccagaggacactcaatgaaattgcatggaaatacttgtaaaacgaacaggaggaaatattttttcattcaaagaatagttaagctttggcacttggacaagttcctgtagaAAAAGTccattgttattgagatggacatgagggaagccgctgcttgccctgggattggtagcatagaatggtgctactaatttggtttctgccaggtgcttgtgacctggattggccaatgctggaagcagaatactgcgctagatggaccattggtctgacccagtctagctattcttatgttcttatgcaaaaGGAACTCCATGTTATTGATAGGAAGGAGCACAAGCATGCTGAGAATGCtatcacatcacacacacacaaaaaagaaaaaaaaggaatcactctatgaccccccccccccccacacacacacacaccaccaccaccacacacacaccaccaccaccaccaccacacacacactggcacagTAAGTCCAGGGAGCCATTGAAAGTTAGCTTTAA is a window of Microcaecilia unicolor chromosome 2, aMicUni1.1, whole genome shotgun sequence DNA encoding:
- the LOC115461993 gene encoding olfactory receptor 5V1-like codes for the protein MEGRNGTIILDFILLGDQYLLKHSTLLFALLLIIYNLSLMGNSLILFIIKMDSRLHTPMYFFLSNLSLLEILYISTTVPIILAISLGHDKTISVQGCLVQIFFLHFLGCSESFLLAAMAYDRFVAICMPLHYGMLMKKSICFQLAASCWVSGFLEALVLAVLTSKLTFCGPNKVANFFCDIPPLLKLACTDTHTTETMVNLAVIMVVLLPFSFIVMSYVLVITNILKIRSAKGRQKAFSTCAAHLTVVSLFYGTIIVTYFSPASGSASSKNKLVSLVYTVLTPMLNPLIYSLRNNEVKEALKKVFGQKCVTLGTRTIA